AGCCTTTGGTGGCTTTCAATTGTATACCAAATGACCAGGACCAAAAGTGCTCTGCCTACTTGCAGCTGGCCTGTGGGTTTATGAAGCTCTAGGGAACTCAGGTCTTTACAGTGAACTGTGATCCTTCTGTTGGGATGTCCCATCCCTATCTTGTATTAGCTGGTCTGTCTCtcagggggttctgctcttgtCCCTCCCTCTAAATAACACTCCGCCATTTTTCTGTCTTAGTATCTTGTGCATTTTCTGTCTAACAtcttactttgttgttgttgtctattTGACTTATCTACTGTACTAGAGGACTGTGTTCCATAAGGTTAGGGATTTTGACTCACCACTCTCCATAGCTTTTAATGCTGTGCTTGAAAAATAGAACACTTCAGTAATTAATAGCTTGTAGAAGGAATTCATGAATGAAGCTACTGCCCTACTCAGtagataatatttttcatttgattGTGACAGAGAAATACAGAACCCACATACATTTTAGGTGGTGACATGAGGCACTGGATTGTACATTTACTGAACGAGAGTCACATTCTTCTCTATGGTAAAAACGTCTAATGCTAAAATGTGGATGTGTACGTGTATGTTTGAGGGAGATGGTCACAGAGAATATGGGCATGGGATGAGAGACAATAGTGTTATCAATGGACCACTGGAGTGGGAAGGATAAGGTTTGAGTATTGTGGTTCCTAGCTTTTGGCTTCATGTGAACCAGTGAGCAGTTAATCCTCTGCGATCTCAGTGGGCTTGTTTGAGATTTTCAGAGGCTGGCTCCATTGTCACAATGCTCTGTGCCATGTAAATCAGATGGTGGAGGTCATCTTAAAGATCAACAGAACAAATGGATGCTCTGGGATGGGAGGCTAATAGGGTCAAGGAGGAAAGATGAGCATGTGGTGACTGTGACTGCAAGGAGACTGTGCCATCCTAGGGGGGCCATCTGTTTACTGTGATTGGCCACAAACAGTGGGAGGTGAATGAGGGCAAGTTTGAGATGGAAGCCAACTGACCTTCAGCAACACTGGCTGGTCTTCGCCCTGAGCACTCACGAACAGCTGTGAATCTGAGATTTTTAGAGTAACAGGGTATTTGGAGTCGTCTCCTGACGAGTAGGCATACATGTCAAATTTTACTGTCAaagaaagagccagaaatgaagtaaatacaccattatttatttatataagaagAGGGGTTTAGATAgggacagatgtgtgtgtgtgtgtgtgtgtgtgtgtgtgtgtgtgtaagattagGCTCCCAACTATGGTGTAAATTAATACACCATATTTATTTGTGGAGCTCAGGAGTGGGGCTTTACACATTACTCTATCCTTTACAATGCCTGCTGCACTTACTAGGTGGGTAAATAAGTTTTCTATGTGAGTAGAACCTAATTATTGCTGAATTTCTTCTGGTTACAATAGTGGAATAAGACTTTGACATTTGTTGGTTTATGAGTTCCTAGTGACTTAAAATGGAGTAAtctaagaatctctctctctctctctctctctctctctctctctctctctctctctNNNNNNNNNNNNNNNNNNNNNNNNNNNNNNNNNNNNNNNNNNNNNNNNNNNNNNNNNNNNNNNNNNNNNNNNNNNNNNNNNNNNNNNNNNcacacacacacacacacacacacacacacacacacacgtccagcATAGTAAAATGACTAGTACCACCAGAAATGTAATGTAAATCAACAATAGGAGTGATAGTGGCAGGGGTTGTGGTCAGTGACTGAGCGtgcttactgtgtgtgtatggcttGGGTTTGTTATCTAGCACCAAACAGAAAGAGTGTGGGGGCCTAGAGAATATGAATACTAAGTCAGTATGTGGAGGAAATCATGTGAGATAAGTAGGGAATGGAATACACAATAATTTGCAAAAGTCATAGAGAGTCTGTTAACTGAAGTATGCACAGTGTCTCTACTCAGAAAGAACCCTGCCTGCTTGTAAGAAGTTCCTTCTGTGggtctttaaaaacaattttgtatATTGATGATGCATTTTGCATCTAAAACAGGTTTATTATGGAACCTGGATCTGTGTAACAAGAAATACTGGGCACGGAATTCCATCCTTCAGATCCCATGGCAGTTAAGGGCTTTTGGCTTTCCCATTACTTTATCAAAGTTAAGAAAAGCTCTTCCTAGATGAACGCTAGATGTAATTCTGTATCTGTGATgctcagttttctcttctttaaaattaggatggggggggggtctggagagatggctcagcggttaagaacactgactgctcttctgaaggtcctgagttcaaatccaagcaaccacatagtggctcacaatcatccgtaatgagatctgatgccctcttctggtgtgtctgaagatagctacagtgtacttatatataataaataaataaatctttggggccAAGTGGCCTGGAGCGAGGGGCCGGAGAGAGAAGAAaacgtgtctgaagacagctacagtgtacttacttataataaataaagaaatctttaaaaaaataaaaaaaattaggataGGGAATGTCTGTAAGCAGCAAGGAGAGGGTATACCAGGAAGCTCTCTGCTCTGAGTAGTGAGCCCTCTTTTGGAACACATATTCTGTCCTTTCCAGGGACTCTCTGTGGGAGTGGAGTGCTTCATTCTGTTCTAGAAGAATTGTGCAAAGCCAGGGACGTAGATAACTTTGTGctttgaaaacagaaagtttGAAAGAGGCGAAGAaactcaggggtggggtggggtggagagtgaCAGACTGATCATTACCTTCATGTTGCAGGTCATTTAATGAAGCAGCGCTGAGATAGTGTTTGTCCACATCCTGATAGATAGTTTGGTTGAGGGAATCATTCATGACAAACTTCTGCCTGACGAGCTTTATCAGTTTGTATCTCAAATCACTCTGGTAGGTGTAAGGTGCTGATCTGGGTTGGATGGTCTCTAAAATCATTACCAGAAGTTCAGGTTATTGCCTAATTAGAAACATAGATGACATACACATGCCAGTACAAGCATAAGACATGCTCTGAGAGGGACTGTAAGGTAGCTAATCCAAGTGGAACACCAGAGTTGAAACTAGACACCAGAAGGCTTGATCCCACCTGGGGGTTGTactattggtttttcttttgtaaatccatcatttaagagttttattttactttttaaaagaaagtttttgagaaatgttaacatttttgttagccatttttgtttgtttgtttctttttttttctacagggtctcattatggagccctggctggcttgggatTCACTTGATAGATAAGAAtagacttgaactcacaaagattctccTGCATCTGATTCCCACTGGGTTTAAAAGTATGACCCACCATGCTTGGCCCTGTTAGCAAGTTTCCAAGTGACAAGGAAGACTACCAGTATTCTCAATCTATATTTTCAGATGAGTATATGCTGAGATAAAAGTAAATATGCTAAAAACTGCATATCACAATATGTCACCATTatctataaataatacatatgtcacatacacacatatacatatagatatgatTAAAGGTACAGGTCTACCTTGGAAAGTAGATTTATAAGTAGCTTCACTAATCTCCAGGTTCTGACTAATTTCACCCCTAGCGTGCTGTTCTAAGGAAGTGGATGGTGACAGAAATTGACATAGGTAGTCACTGTTACCCCAGTGCTGAAAAGTGTCCTCTGAAAAATGTCTGTAATATAGTAAATGAAAAAAGCTGGCTATGGGATTGTGTGAAGTATTCCACAACAGCATGGGACATGTTTGCTCCCCTGTGCACCTGTATGCAGAAAAAACTTTAAGGAAACATTCTATGCTGTTGGTAGGGTTAAAATCTGGGTGACAAAAGTGGACCTAATATTTTCTCttacactttattttaaaatattctaggcAGAGAGGTATAGTTGTCTAGGTTTTATATTAACTTGAGTACTTGGTCCATGTTTCCTGTAGAGGAATGTCTAGCaaagatatgaaagaaaaatgtagggTTCTCATAGAGTGGGTTGAATTAACTGTGAGGGCTTCCCGCTTAGAGActgagtctccccccccccccgtatgtAAAAGGAGAGTGGAAGGTTGTTTTGGAGCTTAGAGAGAGTGAAACCATTAATAAATTAGTGTTACAGCATTTACAAAGGCAATGGGAGTAGTAACAATGGTTGATGGTTCTTGGGTGGTGACGTCACACTAGGCATACTTGTAGTCTGAATGTTTTGAAGTACGGGCTTATTTAATCTTTACAGGAACCCAGTGAGGTGTAAGCCTTGGTCATCTCTACTCACAGTATGGggaactgaagcccagagagatTAAGGAACATGACTAAGGTGGCAGCAGCTAGCAGAGGTCATGAGCCAATGAACCATGGCTGCTTTCTCTCCAACAGGAGACCTTTACATGACCTTTGCAGTATAGCCAAGAAGGAGTCCTTGAGCAAGTGTTTGGAAACAGGCTGCTACTGACCTTCCCCCATAGCTATTGAGCTAACATTTGGTTGTTATTTTGGTCCCaggctttattttctttccactcCATTCTCACCACTTACTTAAACTGAAAACTTTGATCGCATGTTTTACCCCTCACCTTCCAGACCATGGGTTAAGGCCTCCAGGTCATCTTCAGAGAAGGTCTCACTGAAACTCAGCCGTCTCTTCTTCAGAATCTTCCCGTTGCTTGATGTTGCTGACACTGTCACCCGGCTCTCCTTGAAGGTGAAGTTGGACATCTTTGATGTTTCAGAGGTTCTCAGAGATACAAACTGATCTGTGTAAGTCTCATGAAGTGAGCCATAGTTTGTATCATAGAAGGATTTCTGTGAGGAGGGAAAGTGGAACCTGAGAGGCTATCCATGCCCTTGAGAGGAGATTCTTCAGTAGGATCTGTAGCCTGCAGGCTCAGTGAGAGTAGTCCCCATTgtgcttcctccctcccaccctccctcctatGCATCCTCccactgtccttccttccttccttccttccttccttccttccttccttccttccttccttccttctttccccactgcattccttccttttccttgctTGGATTTCCCTGaaagcatgtgattttttttttttttttggagaggaaagtATTTTTACCCATCTTTaggctcaaaaataaaacattttaatgaaatagatTAATATGCAACCCTGGTAAGTCAGATCCTTCCATTAAGAGGTCTAACATCTACTTGAGAGTactcaaaatattttagaaaatacatttgGCCCTctgttttgcctgcttgcatcCTCTAATTCAATCAATCTTaagattcaaaatattttctagaaataaatgaCATCTATACTGAACATGTACATTTTTTATTCCCTAAATAATCTAATCATTGCTTCATAAGCATAAGAATTATTTCCATAGCATCTGTGTTGTGGCAGGTATTGTTAGGTCATCTAGATATGATTTAAAGTCATTTGAGAATGCGTACATGCTTGGGACTTGAGCATCTGCAGAAGGTGCTCCCATGCATGCCTTTAGTATGGCTGTTCTTCTGAAAGCAGCTTTTAAAGCTAGTATTACAGATACACAAAATGACATAACGTGGTAAGTGTGTGTAACATATTTACTTTCTCTTGGCTAGGCTCCTCTACCTCAGCTCCGTGGGCTATCCGATTATCTCCAGCCTCTGGTCTGTTAGGGGACAGACCCCAGGTGAGGTGGGATCCGGTTATCTCCAGCCTCTGGTCAGTTAGGGGAGAAACCCCAGGTGAGGTGGGCTGAAGCAACCAGCTAGGGAGGacaaaattaacattttgaaGGAGCCTAGCCCAGTTCTTAGGGCTTCAGATAGTTCTCTGTTATGAAAGAGCCAATGAACATGAAGAATGCCAGTTAACTACTAGTATGAAGAAGCAAGTGGTCTCATTTATAAAGAGTAAATGTATTTATACTTCTACTGAGGGTAAGACACAAGTATGTACTACTCAATTCTCATTGGGCTTCTTTTCTGGTAGGGGAACTAGTGTgggcaaaaaggaagaaaaaagataacCCAGATGAATAAGAATGCTAATCATGTACTTACCTGATTCAGCGAGAGATGGTCAATGGCAGAACTGTAGTCTTCATTTTCACTGTCAAAAAAACATATAATGAGACTGTATTTTTATCCATTACTTTACTGTGGTCAGTGGGTGTCATATCTTAACAGCCACATTAACTTTGGGTAACACATACAGCATTCCTAAAACCTGACTTAGGCATAGGCACCATTGAGTTCAAACGGTAAAACACATTAATGACTTTTAGTGGATCTCTAAGAGCTAATCCATCATCCTTAGGAGAACTTGGTTCCTGTTAGGATGAGAATAAGCTCTATAGTAACTgagtacataaacatacacacacacaaacacacacacacacacacacacacacacacatgatcattaCTCTTTGAAAAGTTAGAGACTTCTGTACATTCATGTCTACTACACACATAGTAATTCATTTGTCACTAACCTGAAATTAGTAATTATTAGAACAGCTTTGTGCTCTATAAAAATCAGGCATGACTAATAAATCAGAGCCTTAACTGAACTTCAGGGAAGATTTAATTAAGCtcttcaaaagaagagaaaagctttTGATGTACCACAGGTATACTTTGTCATATGCGGCTCCCATGTACTCACTAAAAcagatttaatatttaatattttgtagcCTTGTTAGCATTAACATTAATTGTAAACAACAAGAACATCATAGTAGTTAAAAATGTTCTAGAGTTCCAGCTCTCTGCTCTTTTGTCGTTTGTCTCAGGGTAAAGTGACTGTGAGTGTGAATTCGTGTGCCCAAGGGCTGTTTCCTCCTGGTGACTGGGAACAGGATCTACTGAGAACGGATTCTCTCTCCATCAGCTCATTAAAACCCACTGCTGACTCAGAACACACAAACTCTTTGGAGTGCCAAAGTTGGTGTTGATATAAAATTATGTAGGATTCAGTATACcgcaaaaatattttctacaatttcCATGTTTTCCtgccaatgaaatatttttttagcaCAATGGATGCTTGGTGCTCCTAGGTCTTCTCTGTCCTGTAGGCTGTAGGACTTCAGGATTAGTGTATACCTCCATATTCTCTACTAGCCTATCCCTGGCTAGTCACATTATTTCTTAGTTAGATTCAAAAGAACCTTGAGCCCCTTATtgaataaaaaaaggaagactgTGTTTCTTACCTATAACAGTTCTTTAGGTCTTCAAACAAGTCAGGAACTTTGGCCATCTTGATTTCTGTAGGAGAACACCAGTAGCTGTCAGCTCAGTCCACCTCTAAACCCCGTGCTTGCAAGGGCAATGACCCTACTTTGCTCTTGAGAAATTACAATGAGTGACTTATCACATGCCCAGAATTTCCTCTATTCTTCTCTGTACTCCCTTACATTATTTCTGTATGCTTCTATCTCCTCCACTAGCCTgtacttttgttttagaatgtttTCTCTACCCTGATATTCTTTGTGTCCAGTCTATTGCATCACACATAGTAGGCATTTAATAGGTGAATAGATTAAGGACAAAATTAAAATCACCAGAGTGAGGTGTCTGCTTTACATAGAGGCAAGGGAGACACAGAATGGGAACTTGATGGCCTCTCTCATTTTTGTCAGTAGAGACATCCAATCTCCAGAAAAAGATTGGACTTTGCTGGTAGACTCCCTCACATGAATCTTGTTCAGCTGCTCCCTAAGTTCCTGTCACTAGAAAGAGAATTCTTTTCTTAAATCTCTCATTCCAGCCCCTGTACTAAAttagaagacaagaaaagaagaggaggaggaggaggaggaggaggaggaggaggaagaagaagaagaagaagaagaagaagaagaagaagaagaagaagaagaagaagaagaagaagaNaggaggaggaggaggaggaagaagaagaagaagaagaagaagaagaagaagaagaagaagaagaagaagaagaagaagaagaagaagaagaagaagaaaccatagCCTTACACAAGGTACCTTGAGAGAGGACCGTCAAGGAGCAAACAAAAGACAATTTTCATAGCCTCAGACGTGATAAGGACAATACCTTTGCCGACTCAAGCGCCAATGAGTTGACTCCCTCTCTGCCCTGGAGACTTAAGTCTGAGTCAGGCTTCTCTGTCTTTTATAGTCTTCCTCAAGCAGGTAGGTGTGGCCATGAGTGTGTCATTGGGAATTTACAGGAAACAATTCTGCTTTGTATCTTTCTATGCTCATTCTGCCTGATACTGGCCAGAAGGACAGATTATACACTTGGTAATAATGTTGCTTGCAAAGATTCCATGGGCCATTGACTTGATCTGCCTATTTCTTGCTTACTCCATGTGATTAGAGACATGTAGTCTTTCAAAACGGGAAGAGCGGCAGGAAGCCCACcagtggaagaggaaggaagaaatcctCAAATCAGAGTGAAAGCCAAACAAGGACAGGAGCTCCATAGCTGTACTTTGTGTTTTGGTCTAATTTGTTTTTTGTGCCCCAGGACTGAATATGGATGGGCAGGATAACTGGCAGCTAAGGCATTTGAGGGAAAATGagcttcttccctcctctttgtAGGGGAAAATTTGCTTGAATAAATTATCAGTCTGAGTGTGAAACAATAACCTTATGGTTAAATGTGGAGGAGGTAAAAGTGACACCGGCCCTAAAGATCTGGGTCCTCTTACTCCTTTGGATAATATAAGCACACTTCCTACAGAGATGACAGCTTCAGGAGAGAGTTCCCAGCCTCAGCCTTATGGCAAAGTAACCTTGCCCCACCACCTAAACACAAAGTCTAGTGTACCTCTGGGTAGATCAGAGCTGAGTGCAGACAGGTGCCCACTTTTGGCAGGGACAAAGGCCCAGTCAGGGTAGTGCCTCGGCTCAGGAGTGGAGGCTGTGGGAGAGGAAGGTACGGCTTCTCACATGGAGCAGCACTGCCCGGTCGGTTTTATCAGAGACAGTTTCAGTTCCCAGACGCCAGGCCAGTCTAAGAGGTCGGACACCAGACTCTCAGCAGATCAGTGTTTCAGCTTTTCTAGTTGGCACTGACGCCACGtaacttttaaataaaggaagTGGGTGgtagacaaggaaagaaaaataatggcaaagagagaaaagcaaaccATTAAAACATGggataaaaaccaaaccaacccagaAGCCGTGCGGCGAGGGGTAAAGCAGCTTATGTGCATTGGATCACCCAGTCCCTCTGGCCCTTTTAA
The DNA window shown above is from Mus pahari chromosome 3, PAHARI_EIJ_v1.1, whole genome shotgun sequence and carries:
- the Il1a gene encoding interleukin-1 alpha, with protein sequence MAKVPDLFEDLKNCYSENEDYSSAIDHLSLNQKSFYDTNYGSLHETYTDQFVSLRTSETSKMSNFTFKESRVTVSATSSNGKILKKRRLSFSETFSEDDLEALTHGLEETIQPRSAPYTYQSDLRYKLIKLVRQKFVMNDSLNQTIYQDVDKHYLSAASLNDLQHEVKFDMYAYSSGDDSKYPVTLKISDSQLFVSAQGEDQPVLLKELPETPKLITGSETDLIFFWKSINSKNYFTSAAYPELFIATKEQSRVHLARGLPSMTDFQIS